Proteins encoded in a region of the Oncorhynchus clarkii lewisi isolate Uvic-CL-2024 chromosome 18, UVic_Ocla_1.0, whole genome shotgun sequence genome:
- the LOC139372822 gene encoding uncharacterized protein isoform X2, whose product MVSLQGRPPDPATVEGCAHLKPNNFLLAWHTPFNEKGSGFGAATKAMCVGMKYWQPERLDNLVEVSIETGRMTHNHPTGFLGSLTTALFASYAVQGKPLVTWGRDLMKVIPKAEEYCKKTIRHMAEYQEKWFYFEAKWQFYLEERGVEEEEQNKPLFPDTYNAEETDKVYKRWSSEGRAGRRGHDAPMIAYDALLASGSDWTQLCRRAMFHGGESSATGLIAGCLYGLLFGLSQVPEGLHQDVDRRTRMEELGAELYKAASAERSTVKAERAANAGPSGLIVDTRTLRRLVWDRTTRPELRGVLESLLHYLTQDLPGRSPTARPPERLGLEVSVGLEVPQFSRCGGRPAGSDVSRRLTSFQLLQAKFLRNTPNPPLTHRREVGALALSSRGGGGGGCGSQSHGRETPSGQVEGCIPKTGRGVRKGNTVKDVLARFAAATQKERGGATQGGGASKRPRPIGKGQLLSAIMDKFETMATVYRGSDVSCQKKSSSPGTSSSGRVNELVSRQEEEVQQCLGQPGQPVKGQSSVKQQVKSKGWGQQRKENPYGVQEGNRGSEKTVAGLKDSLQHRKGRNWNQKVKGHSVVNKQIRGPGSDQEAEGQIQDSIKEVEVWGANQQVETLGTNQQVETLGTNQQVETLGTNQQVETLGTNQEQIVSSGQRREGHGSEFNKELKVQSENIEVKASVGQEVVVQASVGQEVVVQASVGQEVVVQASHQENQDPDQDSEVKVSGQELKAQVTGQEVKAQVSDKELKVQVLGQELSYVQVELLCSAAVVQWSPPAPQVGIPEVEALQSGYLATLLPCPPVWALASSVDPQAQKYSGLGSKTRTLEGSHLSYPWRKQYMDPPQPRSTQRGQPRYPIPRRAHGSESEPSELGEAHNASLSPPPSESTTPDVMTSVPTTPDLDLCFQPSAPTTSNKEHRPREAKQEVNVPMALQSGEVTCQEGEGQGSAVMSHKDYVITMRGSNVAEPERLQTEKQDRPKYRTLNYGDPSAKLIHKPRIIRFTDTFNF is encoded by the exons gtttcctgggCTCTCTGACCACGGCTCTGTTTGCATCGTACGCGGTGCAGGGCAAACCGCTGGTGACCTGGGGTCGCGACCTCATGAAGGTCATCCCCAAGGCCGAGGAGTACTGTAAGAAGACCATACGCCAcatggcag AGTACCAGGAGAAGTGGTTCTACTTCGAGGCTAAGTGGCAGTTCTACCTGGAGGAGAGAggcgtggaggaggaggagcagaacaAGCCCCTGTTTCCTGACACCTACAACGCTGAGGAGACAGACAAG GTGTATAAGCGCTGGAGCTCAGAGGGCCGGGCTGGACGGAGGGGTCATGATGCTCCCATGATAGCCTACGATGCTCTCCTGGCCTCAGGCTCGGACTGGACCCAGCTCTGCCGCCGCGCCATGTTCCACggag GGGAGAGCAGTGCCACTGGGCTGATAGCAGGCTGTCTGTACGGTCTCCTGTTCGGCCTGTCCCAGGTCCCTGAAGGGCTGCACCAGGATGTGGACCGACGCACGCGAATGGAGGAGCTCGGAGCCGAACTGTACAAGGCAGCCTCCGCAGAGAGGAGCACAGTGAA agcagagagagcagcgaATGCAGGGCCATCAGGCCTCATTGTGGACACCAGAACCCTGAGGAGGCTGGTTTGGGACCGGACGACCCGCCCGGAGCTCAGAGGGGTTCTGGAGAGCCTGCTCCACTACTTAACCCAGGACCTGCCCGGCCGGAGCCCCACCGCGAGGCCCCCTGAGAGGTTAGGGCTGGAGGTCAGTGTGGGGTTGGAGGTGCCCCAGTTCAGCAGGTGTGGAGGTCGACCAGCAGGGAGCGACGTCTCAAGACGCCTCACCTCCTTCCAGCTTCTCCAGGCCAAGTTCCTGAGGAACACCCCCAACCCTCCGCTCACTCACCGCCGGGAGGTGGGGGCCCTGGCACTGTcctccagagggggtggaggaggaggctgtgGGAGCCAGAGCCATGGCAGAGAGACCCCTAGTGGACAGGTTGAGGGCTGCATTCCCAAAACAGGACGTGGAGTGAGAAAGGGGAACACTGTTAAGGATGTGCTGGCCAGGTTTGCCGCAGCAAcgcagaaagagaggggaggggccaCACAGGGGGGAGGAGCGTCGAAAAGACCCCGACCGATCGGCAAGGGGCAGCTACTGTCTGCCATAATGGACAAGTTTGAAACCATGGCGACGGTGTACCGGGGAAGTGACGTGAGTTGCCAGAAGAAAAGCTCCTCTCCTGGTACCAGCTCATCTGGACGTGTCAACGAATTAGTGAGTCGTCAGGAAGAAGAGGTACAACAGTGCTTAGGTCAACCAGGTCAACCCGTCAAAGGTCAGAGTTCAGTGAAGCAACAGGTTAAGAGTAAAGGCTGGGGACAGCAGAGGAAAGAGAACCCCTATGGAGTACAGGAAGGAAACAGAGGATCAGAGAAGACAGTAGCTGGTCTGAAGGATTCACTTCAACACAGAAAAGGGAGGAACTGGAATCAGAAGGTGAAAGGTCACTCTGTAGTCAATAAGCAGATAAGGGGTCCAGGTTCAGATCAAGAAGCTGAAGGTCAGATTCAGGATTCAATTAAGGAGGTAGAAGTTTGGGGTGCTAATCAACAGGTAGAGACTCTGGGTACGAACCAACAGGTAGAGACTCTGGGTACGAACCAACAGGTAGAGACTCTGGGTACGAACCAACAGGTAGAGACTCTGGGTACGAACCAAGAACAGATTGTTAGCTCAGGTCAAAGACGAGAAGGCCATGGTTCAGAATTTAACAAGGAGCTAAAGGTTCAGAGTGAAAACATTGAAGTTAAGGCCTCAGTGGGTCAGGAAGTGGTGGTACAGGCTTCAGTGGGTCAGGAGGTGGTGGTACAAGCTTCAGTGGGTCAGGAAGTGGTGGTACAGGCTTCACATCAGGAAAATCAGGATCCTGATCAAGACAGTGAAGTTAAAGTTTCAGGTCAGGAGCTCAAGGCACAGGTTACAGGTCAGGAGGTCAAGGCACAGGTTTCAGATAAGGAATTAAAGGTACAGGTCTTAGGTCAGGAGCTCAGCTATGTGCAGGTAGAGCTGCTCTGTTCTGCTGCAGTGGTCCAGTGGTCTCCCCCAGCACCCCAGGTAGGGATACCTGAGGTAGAGGCCTTGCAGTCTGGGTACCTGGCAACACTGCTCCCTTGTCCTCCTGTGTGGGCACTAGCTTCCTCTGTGGATCCACAAGCACAGAAATACTCAGGGTTAGGGTCCAAAACCAGGACCCTGGAAGGCTCACATCTCTCCTACCCCTGGAGAAAACAGTACATGGATCCACCCCAACCCCGGTCCACCCAGAGAGGCCAGCCCAGATACCCCATCCCTAGGAGGGCCCACGGCTCAGAATCAGAACCATCAGAACTGGGCGAGGCCCATAACGCCAGCCTCTCACCCCCACCTTCTGAATCTACGACCCCTGATGTCATGACCTCTGTCCCCACAACCCCTGATCTTGACCTTTGCTTCCAGCCATCAGCGCCCACAACGTCCAACAAGGAGCACCGCCCACGTGAAGCCAAACAGGAAGTAAATGTCCCCATGGCACTGCAAAGTGGGGAGGTGACATGtcaggagggggaggggcagggtAGCGCTGTGATGTCACACAAAGATTATGTCATCACTATGCGTGGTTCGAATGTTGCAGAGCCAGAAAGACTACAGACAGAAAAGCAGGATAGACCAAAGTACAGGACGTTAAACTACGGCGACCCTTCTGCGAAACTGATTCATAAACCCAGAATCATCCGATTCACAGATACCTTTAATTTCTAA